From the genome of Kosmotoga arenicorallina S304, one region includes:
- the leuS gene encoding leucine--tRNA ligase: MYDFKSIEKKWQNYYEKERPYEVNLREAKKPFYNLMMFPYPSASGLHIGNMYSFIGSDVYGRYMRLKGYDVFEPIGFDAFGIHSENYALKVGKHPAELTPKSIEYFREEQLKKIGNIFDWRSEVNTSDPEYYRWTQWIFLKLYEAGLAEKRESTVNWCPSCKTVLADEQVIEGKCERCSTEITKRQMSQWFFKITKYADRLLENLDKLDWTEITKNIQRSWIGRSKGATIAFKVEGKDEYIEVFTTRPDTVYGVTYLVLAPEHKMTGSLIKADQESLFDDFLKTVNKMDEATRTSIKREKNGIFTGSFAIHPLTGERIPIWIGDYVLAEYGTGAVMAVPAHDERDYVFAKKYGLEVKQVIECSPEELPYTEYGVMINSGPYTGWKSEDFIEKVGEVHEKIRPTVNYHLHDWCVSRQRYWGPPIPIIYCDKCGIVPVPEEDLPVLLPETNDYIPDGSGLSPLARNAEFVNTTCPKCGNPAKRETDVSDNFLDSAWYFLRYVSPRDDKQPYDPELSKKWLPVDMYIGGNEHANLHLMYSRFITMALHDLGLLHFEEPFSSFRGHGLIIKDGQKMSKSKGNIVNPNDYFETHGVDALRTYLMFMGSFLEGGDFRDSGMDAIKRFLNRVWEIANLPEAKSPLELKIKMGETVEKVQYSIENIKYNTAIAAIMEFVNEALKYGSIERQLVIDLAKLLAPFAPFISEEIFELKGGKGGVLNAGFPAGYEKYLKLANIEIPVQINGKIRGKVLVSQGATQDEVLDVLKEDSKISRYLEGKEMKKVIYVPDKIMNIIVS, translated from the coding sequence ATGTACGACTTTAAATCCATTGAGAAGAAATGGCAGAACTACTATGAAAAGGAAAGACCTTATGAGGTGAATTTAAGAGAAGCAAAAAAGCCTTTCTATAACCTCATGATGTTCCCATATCCTTCTGCTTCCGGGCTACATATCGGAAATATGTATTCCTTTATTGGATCTGATGTTTACGGACGCTATATGAGATTGAAGGGTTATGATGTATTTGAGCCTATTGGCTTTGATGCTTTTGGGATTCACAGCGAAAACTATGCATTAAAGGTTGGCAAGCATCCAGCAGAATTAACACCAAAAAGCATAGAATACTTCAGAGAAGAGCAATTGAAGAAAATTGGGAACATTTTTGACTGGCGTAGCGAAGTGAACACCTCTGATCCTGAATATTATCGCTGGACACAATGGATTTTTTTGAAGCTCTATGAAGCAGGTCTTGCTGAAAAAAGAGAATCAACAGTCAACTGGTGTCCATCCTGTAAAACCGTTTTGGCTGACGAACAGGTTATTGAAGGTAAGTGTGAAAGGTGCAGCACGGAAATCACAAAGCGACAGATGAGCCAGTGGTTTTTCAAAATCACCAAATATGCCGACCGACTGCTGGAAAACCTGGATAAGCTCGACTGGACAGAAATAACCAAAAACATTCAAAGAAGCTGGATTGGTCGTTCTAAAGGCGCTACGATTGCTTTCAAGGTTGAGGGAAAAGATGAATACATTGAAGTATTCACAACTAGACCTGATACAGTCTACGGAGTCACTTATCTTGTTCTTGCGCCTGAGCACAAAATGACAGGGTCATTAATAAAAGCTGATCAAGAATCGCTTTTCGACGATTTCCTGAAAACTGTAAACAAAATGGATGAGGCTACCAGAACATCAATCAAAAGGGAGAAAAATGGGATATTCACAGGCAGTTTCGCAATACATCCACTTACAGGCGAACGCATTCCCATCTGGATCGGCGATTATGTCCTGGCAGAATACGGGACAGGTGCTGTTATGGCGGTACCAGCTCATGACGAAAGGGACTATGTCTTTGCGAAAAAATACGGATTAGAGGTAAAACAGGTAATAGAATGCTCTCCAGAGGAACTCCCTTATACGGAATATGGAGTAATGATAAATAGCGGTCCCTACACCGGTTGGAAGAGCGAGGATTTCATCGAAAAGGTCGGTGAAGTCCATGAGAAGATCAGACCAACAGTTAACTACCATCTTCATGATTGGTGTGTTTCGCGCCAGAGGTACTGGGGTCCGCCTATCCCGATTATTTATTGTGATAAATGTGGGATTGTTCCGGTTCCTGAAGAAGACCTTCCTGTATTACTGCCAGAAACTAACGATTATATACCTGATGGTAGTGGCCTTTCTCCCCTTGCAAGGAATGCAGAATTTGTCAATACAACCTGTCCAAAATGCGGTAACCCTGCCAAACGCGAGACAGACGTGAGCGACAATTTCCTTGATTCCGCATGGTATTTCTTGAGATACGTTTCGCCCCGTGATGACAAACAACCTTATGATCCTGAACTCTCAAAGAAATGGTTACCCGTAGATATGTATATTGGTGGAAACGAGCACGCCAATCTTCACCTCATGTATTCCAGGTTTATAACTATGGCGCTTCATGATCTTGGTTTGCTCCATTTTGAAGAACCCTTCTCCTCTTTCAGAGGTCATGGCTTAATCATCAAAGACGGCCAGAAAATGAGCAAATCCAAAGGCAACATAGTAAACCCTAATGATTACTTTGAGACACATGGCGTGGATGCTTTAAGAACTTACCTGATGTTCATGGGAAGCTTCCTTGAAGGTGGAGATTTTAGAGATAGCGGAATGGATGCAATAAAGAGATTTTTGAATCGGGTATGGGAAATAGCAAATCTTCCAGAGGCCAAAAGTCCCCTTGAATTGAAAATTAAGATGGGTGAAACAGTGGAAAAGGTTCAATATTCGATTGAAAACATAAAATACAATACAGCCATCGCTGCAATAATGGAATTTGTGAATGAAGCATTGAAATACGGCAGCATTGAAAGACAGCTCGTTATTGATCTTGCAAAACTACTCGCGCCATTCGCTCCTTTCATATCCGAGGAGATATTTGAACTGAAAGGGGGAAAAGGCGGTGTGCTGAATGCAGGATTTCCTGCGGGTTATGAAAAATACCTCAAACTCGCTAATATAGAAATCCCTGTGCAAATAAACGGAAAGATCAGAGGGAAAGTTCTTGTATCGCAAGGAGCCACACAGGATGAAGTGTTAGATGTCTTGAAGGAGGATTCTAAGATTTCAAGATACCTTGAAGGCAAAGAGATGAAAAAAGTCATCTATGTTCCTGATAAGATAATGAATATCATCGTCTCATAA
- a CDS encoding purine-nucleoside phosphorylase, producing the protein MSVQKVIHEMNEYVSNVKKSAKFLIDNIQKRPKIAIILGSGLGGIAESLEKPQIFSYKEIPGFPLSTAPGHKGELLFGEIHGYPVMLMNGRFHHYEGYDMRTVTFPIRVMQELGVEILIVTNAAGGLDPDFEIGHPMLIKDQINFMGSNPLIGPNIEEWGPRFPDMSEAYDKELRSLAFLAAKELGIGVYEGVYVGISGPSFETPAELKMLRSFGADAVGMSTVPEVIVARHAGIRVLGMSAITDRAVPDDLKPLTAEEVIEVANRTGRQMANIILRLISKLD; encoded by the coding sequence ATGAGTGTTCAAAAAGTTATCCATGAGATGAATGAGTACGTTTCAAATGTGAAAAAATCAGCCAAATTTCTCATCGACAACATTCAAAAGCGCCCAAAAATAGCGATTATATTGGGATCAGGTCTTGGTGGAATTGCGGAGAGTTTGGAAAAACCCCAGATTTTTAGTTACAAAGAAATACCGGGATTTCCCCTTTCTACAGCGCCAGGCCATAAAGGCGAGCTGTTATTTGGCGAAATCCATGGATATCCTGTGATGCTCATGAACGGCAGATTTCATCACTATGAAGGTTATGATATGAGAACAGTCACATTTCCTATAAGGGTTATGCAGGAACTTGGCGTGGAGATATTGATCGTTACCAATGCCGCCGGTGGGCTTGATCCGGACTTCGAAATCGGGCATCCAATGCTCATCAAAGACCAGATCAATTTCATGGGCAGTAATCCTTTGATAGGTCCAAATATTGAAGAATGGGGACCAAGATTTCCGGATATGAGCGAAGCTTATGATAAAGAGCTGCGTTCCTTGGCCTTCCTTGCCGCAAAAGAACTCGGTATAGGGGTTTATGAAGGAGTATATGTTGGAATATCGGGCCCGAGTTTCGAAACCCCTGCTGAGCTGAAAATGTTGCGAAGCTTTGGCGCAGACGCTGTAGGAATGTCAACAGTCCCGGAAGTGATCGTTGCCAGGCATGCTGGCATAAGAGTGTTGGGAATGTCGGCCATAACAGACAGGGCCGTTCCCGATGACCTCAAGCCCTTAACGGCAGAAGAGGTAATTGAAGTAGCAAACAGAACTGGCAGGCAGATGGCAAATATCATATTAAGACTTATTAGCAAACTCGATTAA
- a CDS encoding proline--tRNA ligase gives MRFSELYAPTLREAPSDADLISIKLLIRGGFVRKVAAGVYAYLPLGLRVLKKIENIVREEMDRIGCQESLLPIIQPAELWHESGRWDDYGPEMMKLKDRHERDFTLGPTHEEIITSVLRSELRSYRQFPLSLYQIAVKYRDEIRPRFGLMRAREFIMKDAYSFHTDWESLDKAYKKFYNAYSRIMDRIGLRYLVVEADSGAIGGNESHEFNVLAKSGESTLLYCDCGYAASDEKAEYMLFDKSNSVEQMSPLERVETPGVRTVEEVASFLEKQPGDIVKSLLYHGKKGYVMTLIRGDVTLNESKLKAHLGDQSLRLAEPQEVLELFGVPIGFIGPIGLPDNMKIVADHTVKPLANFVVGGMKEGTHYVNACYGRDFNIDEWADLKMVQEGDPCPKCGKALKGTKGIELGHIFKLGTKYSEKMNGYFTDENGNSKPYIMGCYGWGISRTMSASVEQLHDKNGIIWPLSIAPYQIIISALNTSDEQIMKVSEDLYKILQKKNYEVLLDDRELSPGVKFKDADLIGIPLRITIGRKLKEQKIELKLRTSSPKDVEVDEKYSKVLEKIEELLNNYNPGNFLEVR, from the coding sequence ATGCGATTTTCAGAGCTTTATGCTCCGACATTGAGGGAAGCTCCTTCCGATGCAGATTTAATTAGCATCAAATTGCTTATACGTGGAGGTTTTGTAAGGAAAGTAGCAGCGGGTGTCTACGCATATCTACCCCTTGGTTTGAGAGTGCTGAAAAAGATTGAGAATATAGTGCGTGAAGAGATGGACAGGATTGGCTGCCAGGAATCTTTGCTTCCCATTATCCAACCTGCAGAACTCTGGCATGAATCAGGAAGATGGGACGACTATGGACCCGAAATGATGAAACTGAAAGACCGCCATGAAAGGGATTTTACCCTTGGACCTACTCATGAGGAAATAATAACGAGTGTTTTAAGGAGCGAGTTGAGATCTTACAGGCAGTTTCCTCTTTCGTTATATCAAATTGCGGTAAAATACCGCGATGAAATCAGGCCAAGATTTGGATTGATGCGTGCGAGAGAATTTATCATGAAAGACGCTTATAGCTTCCATACAGATTGGGAATCACTGGATAAGGCTTATAAGAAATTTTATAATGCGTACTCGCGGATAATGGATAGAATTGGATTGAGATATCTCGTGGTTGAAGCCGATTCAGGCGCTATCGGCGGAAATGAATCCCACGAGTTTAACGTTCTCGCTAAAAGCGGTGAATCCACATTGCTTTACTGCGATTGCGGTTATGCAGCAAGTGATGAGAAAGCAGAATATATGCTCTTTGATAAGAGCAATTCGGTGGAACAGATGTCACCGCTTGAACGTGTTGAAACACCCGGAGTGAGAACTGTGGAAGAAGTCGCTTCCTTTTTAGAAAAGCAGCCTGGTGATATCGTCAAATCATTACTATATCATGGCAAAAAGGGGTATGTCATGACACTTATTAGAGGCGATGTGACATTAAACGAATCAAAACTTAAAGCCCATCTTGGCGATCAGAGCCTAAGGCTTGCGGAACCTCAGGAAGTTCTCGAACTCTTTGGTGTTCCAATTGGATTCATTGGTCCCATAGGACTTCCTGACAACATGAAAATCGTAGCGGATCACACAGTAAAACCCCTGGCAAATTTCGTTGTTGGAGGCATGAAAGAAGGAACCCATTATGTCAACGCCTGTTACGGAAGAGATTTTAATATCGATGAATGGGCTGACTTAAAGATGGTTCAGGAAGGAGACCCCTGTCCAAAATGCGGTAAAGCACTAAAAGGCACTAAAGGAATTGAACTCGGTCATATTTTCAAGCTTGGAACAAAATACTCGGAAAAGATGAATGGCTATTTCACTGACGAGAACGGAAATAGCAAGCCTTATATCATGGGATGCTATGGCTGGGGAATTTCAAGAACCATGAGTGCAAGTGTTGAACAGCTGCACGACAAAAACGGAATTATCTGGCCGCTTTCAATTGCACCTTATCAGATAATAATATCCGCTCTTAACACCTCTGATGAGCAGATCATGAAAGTAAGCGAAGATCTCTATAAAATTCTCCAAAAGAAGAACTATGAAGTGCTTCTAGATGATAGAGAGCTTTCGCCGGGTGTCAAGTTCAAGGATGCTGATCTCATAGGGATTCCTCTGAGGATTACCATTGGCAGAAAGTTAAAAGAGCAAAAAATCGAATTGAAACTGCGCACTTCATCTCCTAAGGATGTTGAGGTTGATGAAAAATACTCAAAAGTTCTTGAAAAAATCGAAGAGCTTCTTAATAACTACAACCCGGGAAATTTTTTGGAGGTTAGATAA
- the ftsY gene encoding signal recognition particle-docking protein FtsY yields the protein MGIFSRVKQGLRKTRESIFKRVKKLLNFEKLDDDTLEEIEELLITSDMGVETAGEVIEQLKEKVSNYENPTEALRDILTDLLKIERVEISPEERPLVISVVGVNGTGKTTTIGKLSKRFAEEGNKVVLAACDTFRAAAVDQLKIWSERIGVDFISQGQGADPAAVAFDAVSHAKSKSKDVVIIDTAGRLHTKHNLMEELKKIHRVVKKVIPEAPHEVLLVIDATTGQNGLVQAKKFMNAVNVTGIVLTKLDGTAKGGIVFAIVKELGIPVKYIGVGEGTDDLKPFDSCEFVEALLGTEELEENEV from the coding sequence ATGGGAATATTTTCGAGAGTTAAACAGGGATTAAGAAAAACAAGAGAATCCATTTTCAAGCGCGTGAAAAAGCTCCTTAATTTTGAAAAACTCGACGATGATACCCTTGAAGAAATAGAGGAGCTTCTGATCACTTCTGACATGGGGGTGGAGACTGCTGGCGAGGTCATTGAACAGTTAAAGGAGAAAGTCAGCAACTATGAAAATCCGACAGAAGCGTTAAGAGATATTCTGACAGATTTGCTTAAAATAGAACGTGTTGAGATATCTCCGGAAGAACGTCCATTGGTTATCTCTGTTGTTGGTGTCAACGGCACTGGAAAAACAACCACGATAGGAAAGCTATCAAAACGGTTTGCTGAAGAAGGAAATAAGGTTGTACTTGCGGCCTGTGATACTTTCAGGGCAGCTGCTGTTGATCAGCTTAAAATCTGGAGTGAAAGAATTGGTGTCGATTTTATCAGCCAGGGGCAGGGAGCCGATCCTGCCGCGGTAGCCTTTGATGCCGTGAGCCATGCAAAAAGCAAGTCTAAAGATGTTGTCATAATTGATACCGCTGGAAGGTTGCATACCAAGCACAACTTAATGGAAGAGCTTAAAAAAATTCATCGCGTGGTGAAAAAGGTCATTCCAGAAGCCCCTCATGAGGTTCTCCTTGTGATCGATGCTACTACGGGACAAAATGGCCTTGTTCAGGCAAAAAAATTCATGAATGCTGTTAACGTAACGGGTATTGTTCTAACAAAACTAGATGGAACAGCAAAAGGCGGGATTGTATTCGCTATTGTAAAGGAATTAGGGATACCGGTAAAATACATAGGTGTTGGTGAAGGCACAGATGACTTGAAGCCTTTTGACTCCTGCGAATTTGTGGAAGCTCTTCTGGGCACCGAAGAATTAGAGGAAAACGAGGTGTGA
- a CDS encoding RrF2 family transcriptional regulator has translation MGFTIKSSYALRALQDLAIASESGRELVSLSEIANKNKIPRDFLEKIFAELREAGFVKSTRGRYGGYTLAKKPEEIKLKAVILKLDRPMNSYMCLQSSDECEIDSNCAVKYVWLKLYKAMMDELGNMTLKDVVDLSKKIEAGQQIEISQSISKG, from the coding sequence ATGGGATTCACAATCAAAAGTAGCTATGCTTTAAGAGCATTACAGGATCTTGCAATTGCTTCAGAAAGCGGTAGAGAATTGGTCTCGCTTTCTGAAATTGCTAACAAAAACAAGATCCCCAGGGATTTTCTTGAAAAAATTTTTGCTGAGTTAAGAGAAGCCGGATTTGTGAAATCAACCAGAGGGAGGTATGGTGGTTACACGCTCGCAAAAAAGCCCGAGGAGATAAAGCTTAAAGCAGTTATTCTGAAACTTGACAGGCCCATGAATTCTTATATGTGCCTGCAATCCAGTGATGAATGCGAGATAGATTCAAATTGTGCCGTTAAATATGTATGGTTGAAGCTTTACAAAGCCATGATGGACGAACTCGGAAATATGACGTTGAAAGATGTTGTTGATCTTTCAAAAAAAATTGAAGCCGGTCAACAAATAGAGATATCTCAGAGCATTTCCAAAGGGTGA
- the coaD gene encoding pantetheine-phosphate adenylyltransferase has translation MKRAVYPGSFDPITFGHIDILDRASRIFDEVTVLVMNNINKRYFFSWEERCGLVKEAIKKYRNVKAETYDGLLVEYARKNEINVLVRGLRAVSDFEYELQMAHMNKAMCPDLETVFLMTDSKYSFISSTVVREVAKFGGDVSLWVPDYVARAFEKKYK, from the coding sequence ATGAAGCGCGCGGTGTATCCGGGATCATTCGACCCAATCACTTTTGGCCACATAGACATTCTCGATAGGGCTTCAAGAATATTTGACGAAGTCACTGTATTGGTCATGAACAACATAAACAAGCGATATTTTTTCAGCTGGGAAGAACGATGTGGTCTGGTGAAAGAAGCCATCAAAAAATACAGAAATGTAAAAGCGGAAACATATGATGGCCTTCTCGTGGAATACGCCAGAAAGAATGAAATCAACGTTCTTGTGAGAGGATTGAGAGCTGTTTCAGATTTTGAATATGAACTACAGATGGCCCATATGAACAAAGCTATGTGCCCGGATCTGGAAACAGTGTTTCTCATGACAGATTCAAAATACTCGTTTATATCCTCCACAGTTGTCAGAGAAGTAGCCAAATTTGGTGGCGACGTATCTCTTTGGGTTCCCGATTATGTTGCGCGCGCTTTTGAAAAAAAGTATAAATAG
- the tsf gene encoding translation elongation factor Ts yields MAEKITASMVKELRDMTGAGMLDCKKALIETEGDFEKAKEYLRKKGAMKADKVAGRATGEGIIYSYIHHNDRLGVLLELNCNTDFVARTDEFKELAHKLALQIASMAPRWVSRENVPEDVLAKEKEIYAEQLKASGKPEHVIEKIIEGKIENFYKENCLLEQEYVFEKGKTIKELIVDLIAKTGENIQVSRFVRWELGGGSN; encoded by the coding sequence ATGGCTGAAAAGATCACTGCCTCAATGGTAAAGGAACTCAGAGACATGACTGGAGCAGGTATGCTTGATTGCAAAAAAGCTCTTATCGAAACCGAAGGCGATTTTGAAAAAGCAAAAGAGTATTTGAGGAAAAAAGGCGCAATGAAAGCTGATAAAGTGGCAGGCAGAGCCACTGGAGAAGGAATCATTTACTCTTACATCCATCACAACGACAGGCTTGGGGTTTTGTTAGAGCTCAATTGCAACACCGATTTCGTTGCAAGAACTGATGAATTTAAAGAATTAGCCCATAAACTTGCTTTGCAGATAGCTTCCATGGCTCCAAGATGGGTATCGAGGGAAAATGTGCCAGAAGATGTCCTGGCAAAAGAAAAAGAAATCTATGCGGAACAGCTTAAAGCTTCTGGTAAGCCAGAGCATGTTATTGAAAAGATAATCGAAGGTAAAATAGAGAATTTTTACAAAGAAAACTGCCTTCTTGAACAGGAATATGTTTTTGAAAAGGGTAAAACCATTAAAGAACTCATCGTTGACCTGATCGCTAAAACGGGTGAAAACATTCAGGTGAGTCGTTTTGTAAGATGGGAACTTGGTGGAGGTTCTAATTAA
- the pyrH gene encoding UMP kinase: MYKRVLLKLSGEVLSGEGNKGFAKEKIDYLIGELKSVVEHGIELGIVIGAGNLFRGVELSSLSSKSADQIGMLGTLINSIYLKEALTNSGIKAVAISSSVNSPSFEPHQYNLIERYFSTNHVVIFGGGTTLPFFTTDTAAAIRAIEISADVLIKATKVDGVYDKDPKLYPKATRIGKITFSEAIEKGLKIMDKEAFSLCQRYKKPVIVINFFIPNSLLSAIIGEKTGTLVLPD; encoded by the coding sequence ATGTACAAAAGGGTTCTTTTGAAATTAAGTGGTGAGGTTCTTAGCGGTGAAGGCAATAAAGGATTTGCGAAAGAAAAGATCGATTACTTGATTGGCGAACTCAAAAGCGTAGTGGAGCATGGCATAGAACTTGGGATTGTTATCGGTGCCGGCAACCTTTTTCGTGGTGTAGAACTGTCCTCGCTCAGCTCAAAATCGGCCGATCAGATCGGAATGCTTGGCACGCTCATAAACTCAATATATTTGAAAGAAGCCCTTACAAATAGCGGTATAAAAGCAGTGGCTATTTCTTCCAGCGTGAACTCACCATCTTTTGAACCTCACCAGTATAATCTCATTGAAAGGTATTTCAGCACAAACCATGTGGTAATATTCGGAGGTGGCACAACACTTCCTTTTTTCACAACTGACACTGCTGCAGCCATTCGTGCTATTGAAATTAGCGCTGACGTTTTGATAAAGGCAACTAAAGTTGACGGGGTATATGATAAGGATCCGAAACTATACCCAAAAGCCACCAGGATAGGCAAAATAACCTTTAGCGAAGCCATTGAAAAGGGGCTAAAAATAATGGACAAAGAAGCATTTTCACTTTGCCAGAGATACAAAAAACCCGTGATTGTTATAAATTTCTTTATTCCCAACAGTTTATTAAGTGCTATAATAGGCGAGAAAACCGGAACATTAGTTTTACCTGATTGA
- the eno gene encoding phosphopyruvate hydratase, with translation MYAQIFDMLAREVLDSRGNPTVEVEVWLDDGTYAKAIVPSGASTGKFEALELRDGDKKRYLGKGVLKAVDNVNETIAPELIGMNALDQVAIDNALLRIDGTENKDKLGANAILGVSMAVARAAANYLDMPLYKYLGGANARQLPVPFMNIVNGGKHADNNLDIQEFMIVPTGFDTFREALRAGVETFHNLKKLLKSDGHVTAVGDEGGFAPNLGSNEEAIQYIIKAIEAAGYKAGEEIFIALDCAADSFFDEEKGVYLVDGKEMSSEELISYYEDLANRYPIISIEDPFHEEDWEAFSKFNKLLGNKIQIVGDDLYVTNLKRLKKGVELGCSNSILIKLNQIGSVTETLETIEYAQKHGMSCVVSHRSGETEDTFIAHLSVATNSGMIKTGSASRSERIAKYNELLRIEEELGDAAVFAGTDSFYNL, from the coding sequence ATGTACGCTCAAATATTTGATATGCTGGCAAGAGAAGTGCTTGATTCAAGGGGAAACCCCACCGTTGAAGTCGAAGTATGGCTTGATGACGGGACTTATGCAAAAGCAATTGTTCCTTCTGGTGCGTCAACAGGGAAATTTGAAGCTCTTGAATTAAGAGATGGCGACAAGAAGAGATACCTTGGAAAAGGCGTGCTAAAAGCTGTTGATAATGTAAATGAAACAATTGCACCTGAGCTCATTGGCATGAATGCGCTTGACCAGGTTGCCATAGACAACGCTTTGCTGAGAATTGATGGAACTGAGAACAAAGACAAACTCGGTGCTAATGCAATTCTAGGTGTTTCCATGGCTGTGGCGAGAGCAGCAGCGAATTATCTTGATATGCCTCTTTACAAATATCTCGGAGGTGCTAACGCAAGACAGCTGCCTGTACCATTCATGAACATCGTCAATGGTGGTAAACATGCCGATAACAACCTCGATATCCAGGAGTTCATGATTGTCCCCACAGGTTTTGACACATTCAGAGAAGCCCTGAGGGCAGGCGTTGAAACATTCCACAATCTAAAGAAATTACTCAAGTCCGATGGGCATGTTACAGCTGTTGGCGATGAAGGAGGTTTTGCACCCAATCTTGGCAGCAATGAAGAAGCAATTCAGTATATCATAAAGGCAATCGAAGCTGCCGGTTACAAAGCAGGCGAAGAAATATTTATTGCACTTGATTGTGCGGCGGACTCGTTCTTCGATGAAGAAAAAGGAGTTTACCTTGTTGACGGCAAAGAAATGTCTTCTGAAGAACTCATATCTTATTACGAAGATTTAGCCAACAGGTATCCCATAATCAGTATTGAAGATCCTTTCCACGAAGAAGATTGGGAAGCTTTTTCCAAATTCAATAAATTACTTGGAAACAAAATTCAGATTGTTGGCGACGACTTATACGTAACAAATCTAAAAAGATTGAAGAAAGGTGTGGAACTTGGCTGTTCCAATTCTATACTCATCAAACTCAACCAAATCGGTTCTGTTACCGAAACTCTGGAAACAATCGAATACGCCCAAAAACATGGAATGAGCTGTGTGGTTTCACACAGATCTGGTGAAACAGAGGATACATTTATTGCCCATCTCTCGGTCGCAACAAATTCAGGTATGATTAAAACCGGATCAGCTTCCAGAAGCGAAAGGATTGCCAAATACAACGAGCTTCTCAGAATCGAAGAAGAACTGGGCGATGCCGCCGTATTTGCTGGCACGGATTCCTTCTACAATCTTTGA